Proteins encoded in a region of the Anoxybacillus amylolyticus genome:
- a CDS encoding phosphotransferase, with product MAKAVSMMNKQRRDDGWHRLFLFLEKEYGIKVQKCTVIKPHVFLIETSGGKKVLKKYRTFLEASRQQMLFRLLKTEGFLAMPSIEGVIAFSDDYWTIQPYIQAHRSLDYRIEKDREDSLILLRTYHAFSQPLVRHPFFQTMVPRYFLYEKRLERYRQFLHMLPALQRLMKKEELSFVLSCANAFFTYFPSYRSAFFTEQTTMIHGDVASHNFLRTETGSYLIDYDLLAIAPPAVDYLQYISRVMPHVQWSVAFLTQHPMLRTFMEKPWFLAALLFPADVMREWRIVMERNVPFTISHFDNRKRFVQKIMNMIR from the coding sequence ATGGCGAAAGCAGTGAGCATGATGAATAAACAGCGAAGAGACGATGGCTGGCATCGTCTCTTCCTATTTCTTGAAAAAGAGTATGGGATAAAAGTACAAAAATGTACCGTGATTAAACCACATGTGTTCCTTATAGAAACGAGCGGTGGAAAAAAAGTGTTAAAAAAATACCGAACGTTTTTGGAAGCATCAAGACAACAAATGCTTTTTCGGTTATTAAAAACAGAAGGATTTCTCGCGATGCCTTCTATTGAAGGAGTTATTGCGTTTTCAGACGATTACTGGACGATACAACCATATATCCAAGCACATCGTTCATTGGATTACCGTATCGAAAAAGACCGAGAGGATAGTTTGATATTGCTTCGTACGTACCATGCTTTTTCCCAACCACTCGTACGTCATCCGTTTTTTCAGACGATGGTACCGCGTTATTTTTTATACGAAAAGCGGTTAGAGAGATATAGACAGTTTCTTCATATGCTGCCGGCGTTACAACGGTTAATGAAAAAGGAAGAACTTTCGTTTGTTTTATCGTGTGCCAATGCTTTTTTTACGTATTTTCCTTCTTATCGTTCAGCATTTTTCACGGAACAAACGACCATGATTCACGGCGATGTTGCCTCACATAATTTTTTGCGTACGGAAACAGGTAGTTATTTAATCGATTATGATTTACTTGCAATTGCGCCCCCTGCCGTTGATTATTTGCAGTACATAAGCCGCGTCATGCCACACGTTCAATGGTCCGTAGCGTTTTTAACACAACATCCAATGTTGCGGACGTTCATGGAAAAACCATGGTTTTTAGCCGCGCTTTTATTTCCCGCGGACGTCATGCGTGAATGGCGAATCGTGATGGAACGAAACGTGCCGTTCACGATTTCACATTTTGATAACCGCAAACGGTTTGTGCAAAAAATCATGAATATGATAAGATAG
- the safA gene encoding SafA/ExsA family spore coat assembly protein — MKIHIVQKGDTLWKIAQKYGVDFEALKKINGHLSDPNYIMPGMKIKIPTAGVPVKKEMQKKETVVHMHPKKEEPIEHPYAEAKPFVSFNIEAEIAPNVNVNPKVKETPKEANMNANPSMNEAPETPNIQQPLPEPPKAPIAQKPQAPSAEKKELPKAPVKEPEKAPLENVMKEAANDKKPAEAPYTIPPVSPNPYAHWNMPPLPTKPANILPNMMKPDVEDIESPEKAVHHDAPPELPAVPYVPMWPQPQQPWGYAPQPNQPNELTNPQAQPQEHCVPVTPVMPGYGFYYPSMPFVGYPAAPMPMQVESSSHMFPGIHESSESHGWMPPAPPAGMQYPTAPMVGMQYQYPVAPPAGIPYPMVPPAGMQYPTSPPAGMQYPTSPAGMQYPPIGMQSPEVSPTDEQYQAPAPTAGQYMTSPLPGYAPLPPSYGGSLQYAPYYSQPQGPSFSAPFAPLPPQPSAFPPSPQQLFMMPQYGESSEHDE, encoded by the coding sequence GTGAAAATCCATATTGTCCAAAAAGGCGATACACTTTGGAAAATTGCCCAAAAATATGGGGTCGATTTTGAAGCATTGAAAAAAATAAATGGCCATTTAAGCGATCCAAATTACATTATGCCAGGAATGAAAATAAAAATTCCAACTGCCGGCGTTCCAGTGAAAAAAGAAATGCAGAAAAAAGAAACGGTCGTTCATATGCACCCGAAAAAAGAAGAGCCAATCGAACATCCATATGCTGAAGCGAAGCCGTTTGTTTCGTTTAACATAGAGGCAGAAATAGCTCCGAACGTTAATGTGAACCCGAAAGTAAAGGAAACGCCGAAAGAAGCAAACATGAACGCCAATCCATCGATGAATGAAGCACCGGAAACACCAAATATCCAACAGCCGCTACCAGAGCCGCCCAAAGCGCCGATTGCGCAAAAGCCGCAAGCGCCATCCGCAGAGAAAAAAGAATTACCGAAGGCTCCTGTAAAAGAACCGGAAAAAGCACCACTAGAAAATGTAATGAAAGAAGCGGCTAACGATAAGAAGCCGGCGGAAGCTCCCTATACAATTCCGCCCGTTTCGCCTAATCCATACGCGCATTGGAACATGCCGCCGCTTCCCACAAAGCCAGCAAATATTTTGCCAAACATGATGAAGCCAGATGTAGAAGATATCGAAAGTCCAGAAAAAGCTGTTCATCACGATGCGCCGCCAGAACTCCCAGCCGTTCCATACGTTCCTATGTGGCCGCAGCCGCAACAGCCATGGGGATATGCGCCACAACCGAATCAACCGAACGAACTAACGAATCCGCAGGCACAGCCGCAAGAACATTGTGTGCCGGTCACGCCAGTCATGCCTGGATATGGATTTTATTATCCATCAATGCCATTTGTCGGCTACCCAGCCGCACCAATGCCGATGCAAGTAGAAAGTAGCTCGCACATGTTTCCAGGTATTCATGAAAGTAGCGAATCACATGGTTGGATGCCGCCAGCACCACCAGCAGGAATGCAGTACCCAACTGCGCCAATGGTAGGGATGCAGTACCAGTACCCAGTAGCACCGCCAGCGGGCATACCGTACCCAATGGTACCGCCGGCAGGGATGCAATATCCAACGTCACCACCGGCAGGGATGCAGTACCCGACGTCGCCAGCAGGGATGCAGTACCCACCAATAGGGATGCAGTCCCCAGAGGTATCCCCAACGGATGAGCAATACCAAGCGCCAGCGCCAACAGCCGGACAATATATGACGTCACCGCTACCAGGATATGCGCCGCTGCCGCCAAGTTACGGAGGTTCGCTGCAATATGCACCATATTATTCACAACCCCAAGGACCTAGTTTTTCAGCACCGTTTGCGCCGTTACCGCCGCAGCCGTCTGCTTTTCCGCCAAGCCCGCAGCAACTGTTTATGATGCCGCAATATGGCGAAAGCAGTGAGCATGATGAATAA
- the nadA gene encoding quinolinate synthase NadA yields MNVLDMMQKQDNMPEVYKTMSVEAMEARVRAVKEKLGDRLFIPGHHYQKDEVIQFADATGDSLQLAQVAAKNKQAKYIVFCGVHFMAETADILTSDEQKVILPDMRAGCSMADMADLTQVERAWPMLQELFGDTILPLTYVNSTAAIKAFVGRNGGATVTSSNADKMVAWAFTQKERIFFLPDQHLGRNTAYKLGVALDEMAVWDPLTDMLQYEGDISRVKVILWKGHCSVHENFTVKHVEHIRQTKPDMNIIVHPECSWEVVQQSDYAGSTKYIIETIRNAPAGSKWAIGTEMNLVNRLIQQHPDKEIISLNPYMCPCLTMNRIDLPHFLWALESLEQGKIINQITVPDSIATDAVKALERMLARA; encoded by the coding sequence ATGAACGTATTGGACATGATGCAAAAACAAGACAATATGCCGGAAGTATATAAAACGATGAGCGTCGAAGCAATGGAAGCGCGCGTACGCGCGGTTAAAGAAAAACTAGGAGACCGGCTATTTATTCCTGGCCATCATTATCAAAAAGATGAAGTGATTCAATTTGCGGATGCGACCGGTGATTCGTTGCAACTTGCTCAAGTGGCGGCGAAAAATAAACAAGCGAAATATATCGTCTTTTGCGGCGTTCATTTTATGGCAGAAACGGCTGATATTTTAACAAGCGATGAGCAAAAAGTCATTTTACCGGATATGCGCGCGGGCTGTTCAATGGCGGATATGGCAGATTTGACGCAAGTGGAACGGGCGTGGCCAATGTTGCAAGAGTTGTTCGGCGACACGATTTTACCGTTAACATACGTCAACTCTACAGCGGCGATTAAAGCGTTTGTCGGTCGGAACGGCGGAGCGACGGTGACATCTTCGAACGCGGATAAAATGGTCGCATGGGCGTTTACGCAAAAAGAACGCATCTTTTTCTTACCGGATCAACATTTAGGAAGAAATACAGCCTATAAGCTAGGGGTAGCGCTTGACGAAATGGCTGTCTGGGATCCGCTGACGGATATGTTGCAATACGAAGGCGATATAAGCCGCGTAAAAGTCATTCTTTGGAAAGGACATTGTTCCGTCCATGAAAACTTTACAGTCAAACATGTCGAACACATTCGCCAAACAAAACCAGATATGAACATTATCGTTCATCCGGAATGTAGCTGGGAAGTCGTGCAACAGTCCGATTATGCCGGCTCGACAAAATACATTATCGAAACAATTCGCAACGCCCCGGCGGGAAGCAAATGGGCGATTGGCACAGAGATGAACTTAGTCAATCGCTTGATTCAACAACACCCTGATAAAGAAATTATTTCGCTTAATCCATATATGTGTCCATGTTTAACGATGAATCGTATTGACTTACCGCATTTTCTTTGGGCGCTCGAGTCGTTAGAACAAGGAAAAATCATTAATCAAATTACTGTTCCTGATTCCATCGCAACAGACGCGGTGAAGGCGTTAGAGAGAATGCTTGCACGCGCGTAA
- the nadC gene encoding carboxylating nicotinate-nucleotide diphosphorylase, producing MNPLKLQQMLQQFFLEDIGERDITTETIFPNDQRATGVFLIKEDGVFSGRDVLVTGYRLLDPSIAVTLYKRDGELVKKGEIVAEVSGPIAPLLTGERVILNLMQRMSGIATLTHRAVTILNSKHTRICDTRKTTPGLRMLEKYAVTCGGGYNHRFGLYDAVMIKDNHIAFCGSITKAVETARARLGHMVKIEVETETKEQVIEAVEAGADVIMFDNRTPEEIKAFVELVPPSIITEASGGITLENLAQYGDTGVDYISLGMITHSAKALDISFNIKGWK from the coding sequence ATGAATCCGCTTAAATTACAACAGATGTTGCAACAGTTTTTTCTTGAGGATATCGGTGAGCGCGACATAACGACAGAAACGATTTTTCCAAATGACCAACGAGCAACGGGGGTATTTTTAATAAAAGAAGACGGCGTCTTTTCGGGAAGGGATGTGCTTGTCACTGGCTATCGCCTGCTTGACCCGTCGATTGCAGTGACGCTTTATAAACGAGACGGGGAGTTAGTGAAAAAAGGCGAAATTGTAGCCGAAGTTTCCGGTCCGATTGCCCCGCTGTTAACCGGTGAGCGCGTCATTTTAAATCTCATGCAGCGCATGAGTGGCATCGCCACACTTACTCATCGAGCAGTGACGATTTTAAATAGCAAACATACGCGCATTTGTGACACAAGAAAGACAACGCCAGGGCTGCGCATGTTAGAAAAATACGCGGTGACGTGCGGCGGCGGGTACAACCATCGCTTCGGGCTGTATGATGCGGTGATGATTAAAGATAACCATATCGCGTTTTGTGGCTCGATTACAAAAGCGGTAGAAACGGCGCGCGCTCGCCTTGGCCATATGGTGAAAATCGAAGTGGAGACAGAAACGAAAGAACAAGTCATCGAAGCAGTCGAAGCAGGGGCGGACGTCATTATGTTCGATAACCGGACGCCGGAAGAAATCAAAGCGTTTGTCGAGCTTGTCCCACCATCTATCATTACCGAGGCATCGGGCGGCATTACGCTTGAAAATTTAGCGCAATACGGCGATACCGGCGTCGATTATATTTCGTTAGGGATGATAACCCACTCTGCGAAAGCGTTAGATATTAGTTTTAACATTAAAGGTTGGAAATAG
- the nadB gene encoding L-aspartate oxidase: MPQADVIIVGSGLAALMTAYHLHEHKNVMIFTKTKTRESNSWLAQGGVAAAIAKEDDWRLHYEDTLIAGAFHNDEQAVELLVREGPARLLELVKEGLQFDIDEAGQFQLGNEGAHSRRRILHAGGDQTGKALVSFLLEKLNGKVTVIEDESVTDLLISDGRCLGVKTRTGTHYANAVVLSTGGCGNVYAFTSNAPPATGDGIALAYRAGAVVSDMEFVQFHPTMLYVDGKAVGLISEAVRGEGAILVTEDGRRLMEHVHPQRDLAPRDIVARAIHAEMTRGGHVYLDISTIPHFHTRFPTIAAMCEAYGVDVNGGKLPVVPGAHFLMGGIQVDLSGKTSLPGLYAVGEAACTGVHGANRLASNSLLEGIVFGARLAETLRNEQTNRLECAFYEGVPFTKRLPSVSNIQTMMTKHVGIVRDEISLTTAKQWFEQFSIYELLVSDWSFFSDEQLTAASLLLNGWLITTSALKRTESRGGHYRSDYPKEEAYWKKRRIERRKEELLAQVGGKE, from the coding sequence ATGCCACAAGCGGATGTCATTATTGTCGGCAGCGGTCTAGCGGCGCTCATGACAGCCTATCACTTACATGAGCATAAAAATGTGATGATTTTCACAAAAACCAAAACAAGAGAAAGCAACTCGTGGCTTGCCCAAGGGGGAGTGGCCGCTGCGATTGCGAAAGAGGACGATTGGCGACTGCATTATGAAGATACATTAATCGCCGGCGCTTTCCATAACGACGAGCAAGCGGTCGAACTACTTGTTCGGGAAGGACCCGCTCGATTATTAGAACTCGTGAAAGAAGGATTGCAATTTGATATTGATGAAGCCGGGCAGTTTCAGCTCGGCAACGAAGGAGCACATAGCCGCCGCCGTATTTTACACGCTGGCGGTGACCAAACAGGCAAAGCGCTCGTTTCGTTTTTGCTTGAAAAACTGAACGGAAAAGTTACGGTAATAGAAGACGAAAGCGTCACAGACCTCCTCATTAGCGACGGCCGTTGTTTAGGCGTAAAAACGAGAACGGGGACTCATTATGCAAATGCGGTCGTTCTTTCGACCGGCGGCTGCGGCAATGTATACGCGTTTACCTCCAACGCTCCGCCGGCGACAGGCGATGGTATTGCACTTGCCTATCGAGCAGGCGCGGTCGTTAGCGATATGGAATTTGTTCAGTTTCATCCGACGATGCTTTATGTGGATGGAAAAGCGGTAGGACTTATTTCGGAAGCAGTGCGTGGAGAAGGCGCGATCCTCGTGACGGAGGACGGAAGGCGGCTCATGGAACATGTGCATCCGCAACGCGATTTAGCTCCAAGAGATATCGTCGCTCGTGCCATTCATGCAGAAATGACAAGAGGGGGGCACGTGTATTTAGATATTTCGACCATTCCCCATTTCCACACACGCTTTCCGACGATTGCTGCTATGTGCGAAGCGTATGGAGTGGATGTCAACGGCGGAAAACTCCCGGTCGTCCCAGGCGCGCATTTTTTAATGGGCGGCATTCAAGTAGACTTATCGGGAAAAACGTCACTTCCCGGCTTATATGCGGTCGGTGAAGCGGCATGCACTGGGGTTCATGGGGCAAACCGGCTCGCGAGCAATTCACTTTTAGAAGGAATCGTATTTGGGGCAAGGCTTGCGGAAACGTTGCGCAACGAGCAAACAAACCGGCTAGAGTGCGCCTTCTACGAGGGAGTACCGTTTACAAAACGGCTGCCCTCGGTTTCTAACATTCAAACGATGATGACAAAACATGTCGGCATTGTAAGGGATGAAATAAGTTTAACGACTGCGAAACAATGGTTTGAACAGTTTTCTATCTACGAACTGCTCGTTTCCGATTGGTCGTTCTTTAGTGACGAACAATTGACCGCCGCTTCTTTACTACTCAATGGCTGGCTAATTACGACATCGGCGCTAAAACGAACGGAAAGCCGAGGAGGACATTATCGCTCGGACTATCCAAAAGAAGAAGCGTACTGGAAGAAACGACGCATAGAGCGAAGAAAAGAGGAACTTTTGGCACAGGTGGGAGGAAAAGAATGA
- a CDS encoding IscS subfamily cysteine desulfurase yields the protein MIYLDFAATTPMSEEALAVYTEVARTYFGNSSSLHDIGSDAARLLAICRKQLAELINGEEKGIYFTSGGSESNILAVRSIIEAHRHKGNHLITTSTEHASLYHLFQQLETEGYDVTYLPVDRFGCIDLAELEQAITNETIFASIHHANSEIGTVQPIADIGKILRRNGVIFHSDCVQTFGKIQVDVQAMGIDSLSISAHKIYGPKGVGAVYIDPRIKWTPCFHNATHESGFRPGTVNVPGIAAFVTAAQQMCRELTEEKMRLEALRQYFLSQVAEKQLSITIEGHPEEHLPNIIGFSVHGIEGQYTMLECNRYGFAISTGSACQVGKQAPSRTMVTIGKEVEEAKQFVRISLGKPTTTEQLAKLIAVLETICQKRKVGKDN from the coding sequence ATGATTTATCTCGACTTTGCTGCTACCACTCCGATGAGCGAAGAAGCGCTCGCCGTTTATACAGAAGTAGCGAGAACGTATTTTGGCAACTCCAGCAGTTTACACGACATCGGCAGCGATGCCGCCCGATTGCTTGCAATTTGCCGGAAACAGCTTGCGGAATTGATTAACGGAGAAGAAAAAGGGATTTATTTTACAAGCGGCGGAAGCGAATCGAATATTCTCGCCGTTCGCTCTATCATCGAAGCACATCGGCATAAAGGAAACCATCTTATCACAACATCAACAGAACATGCTTCACTTTATCACTTATTCCAGCAGCTAGAAACAGAAGGATATGACGTGACCTATTTGCCTGTCGATCGCTTCGGATGCATCGATTTAGCGGAGTTAGAGCAGGCGATTACAAACGAAACGATTTTCGCCTCCATTCATCACGCCAATTCAGAAATCGGTACGGTTCAACCAATTGCTGATATCGGGAAGATTTTACGAAGAAATGGCGTTATCTTTCATAGCGATTGTGTGCAAACATTTGGTAAAATACAGGTAGATGTGCAAGCGATGGGGATCGATAGCTTGTCTATTTCTGCCCATAAAATTTATGGACCCAAAGGAGTCGGTGCTGTCTACATCGACCCACGCATCAAGTGGACGCCTTGTTTTCATAACGCCACGCACGAATCGGGCTTTCGCCCTGGAACGGTCAATGTGCCTGGGATTGCTGCTTTCGTTACTGCTGCCCAGCAAATGTGCAGGGAACTTACGGAGGAAAAGATGCGATTAGAAGCGTTGCGGCAATATTTCCTTTCGCAAGTAGCGGAAAAACAGCTGTCCATCACGATTGAAGGGCATCCAGAGGAGCATTTGCCAAATATTATCGGGTTTTCTGTCCACGGCATCGAAGGACAATATACGATGCTTGAATGCAACCGTTACGGCTTTGCCATCTCGACAGGAAGCGCTTGCCAAGTCGGAAAGCAAGCACCATCAAGAACGATGGTTACGATCGGCAAAGAAGTAGAAGAAGCGAAACAATTTGTCCGCATTTCGCTCGGCAAACCGACGACGACAGAACAACTCGCAAAGTTGATTGCTGTGTTAGAAACCATTTGTCAAAAGCGAAAGGTGGGAAAAGACAATTGA
- a CDS encoding transcription repressor NadR, whose product MKEEKKIFGEERRQFILQWLKESNEPLTGAELAAKTNVSRQVIVQDISLLKARNEPIIATSQGYLYLKTPTKNETYTRVVACFHTPEQTKEELYLIVDHGVTVKDVKIEHPVYGDLTASVMVSNRREVNQFIQKIKETNASFLLQLTDGTHLHTLEADSPAKLEAACLALQQAGFLIE is encoded by the coding sequence TTGAAAGAGGAGAAAAAAATTTTTGGGGAAGAACGGCGCCAGTTTATTTTGCAATGGCTAAAAGAAAGCAATGAGCCATTGACGGGAGCAGAATTAGCCGCGAAGACGAACGTCAGCCGCCAAGTGATTGTGCAAGATATTTCGCTATTAAAAGCGCGCAATGAACCGATCATTGCGACAAGCCAAGGCTATTTATATTTAAAAACGCCAACGAAAAATGAAACATATACGCGCGTGGTCGCCTGCTTTCATACGCCAGAACAGACGAAAGAAGAACTTTATTTAATCGTCGACCACGGCGTCACCGTCAAAGACGTGAAAATTGAGCATCCCGTCTACGGCGATTTAACCGCGTCCGTCATGGTCAGCAACCGCCGCGAAGTGAACCAATTCATTCAAAAAATTAAAGAAACGAACGCTTCGTTTTTGCTCCAGCTGACAGACGGTACGCATTTGCATACGCTGGAAGCGGACTCGCCTGCTAAGCTGGAAGCGGCTTGTCTTGCTTTGCAACAAGCAGGATTCCTCATCGAATGA
- the pheA gene encoding prephenate dehydratase, whose translation MKIGYLGPKATFTDLAVTTMFPLAEKRAYDTIPECIDAVSNGEVEIGVVPLENALEGSVNLTIDYLVHEQPLPIVGEIIAPIQQHLMVHPYYKHHWSDVREIYSHSHAIAQCHKFLHTTFKKAKYVYMTSTSAAAKFVSEHPHLPIAAIANELAAKEYGLEIVKANIHDYDYNHTRFIIVRKQSEELPLQSTLYAGDKTTLMITLPKDQAGALHQVLSAFAWRRLNLTKIESRPAKTGLGNYFFIIDIDQKMDDVLIPGAIAELEALDCTVQVLGSYPYYII comes from the coding sequence ATGAAAATTGGCTATTTAGGACCGAAAGCGACGTTTACGGATTTAGCGGTGACGACGATGTTTCCACTTGCGGAAAAAAGGGCATACGATACGATTCCGGAGTGCATCGATGCGGTAAGCAATGGGGAAGTAGAGATAGGGGTAGTGCCGCTTGAAAATGCGCTCGAAGGGTCGGTGAATTTAACGATTGACTATTTAGTTCACGAACAGCCGCTGCCGATTGTCGGGGAGATTATCGCCCCGATTCAGCAACATTTAATGGTGCATCCGTATTATAAGCATCATTGGAGCGACGTGCGCGAAATTTATTCGCATTCGCATGCGATTGCCCAGTGCCATAAGTTTTTGCATACGACGTTTAAAAAAGCGAAATACGTCTATATGACTTCGACAAGCGCAGCGGCGAAGTTTGTAAGCGAGCATCCGCACCTTCCGATTGCGGCCATTGCAAACGAATTAGCAGCGAAAGAATACGGATTAGAAATCGTGAAAGCAAACATTCATGACTACGACTATAACCATACGCGTTTTATTATCGTCCGCAAACAAAGCGAAGAGCTACCGCTTCAATCGACGCTTTATGCCGGTGATAAAACAACGCTCATGATTACGCTGCCGAAAGACCAAGCGGGTGCGCTCCATCAAGTGTTGTCCGCCTTCGCTTGGCGCCGTCTGAACTTGACGAAAATCGAATCCCGCCCGGCAAAAACCGGGCTAGGCAACTACTTTTTCATCATCGACATCGACCAAAAGATGGACGATGTTCTTATCCCAGGCGCGATTGCCGAACTCGAAGCGCTTGACTGCACCGTGCAAGTGTTGGGAAGTTATCCGTATTATATTATTTAG
- a CDS encoding ACT domain-containing protein, whose amino-acid sequence MDKKFYLVREDVLPEAMRKVLQAKELLDRKKVSSVAEAVQLVDVSRSVFYKYRDAVFPFQTVVKESIVTLFFHLEDRSGTLSKLLSVVAAAGCNVLTIHQTIPLQGRANVTMSISTNEMKEELEELLAKLRRLEFVEQVEIVGSGAY is encoded by the coding sequence GTGGATAAAAAGTTTTATTTAGTGCGGGAAGATGTGTTGCCGGAAGCGATGCGAAAAGTGTTACAGGCAAAAGAGCTGCTGGATAGGAAAAAAGTTAGTTCGGTGGCAGAGGCGGTGCAGCTCGTCGATGTAAGCCGCAGCGTATTTTACAAATATCGCGATGCGGTGTTTCCGTTTCAAACGGTTGTGAAAGAAAGCATTGTGACGTTGTTTTTTCATTTAGAGGACCGATCTGGCACGTTGTCGAAGCTGCTTAGCGTTGTGGCGGCGGCCGGCTGCAACGTATTAACGATTCACCAAACGATTCCGCTTCAAGGGCGGGCGAATGTGACGATGTCGATTAGTACAAACGAGATGAAAGAAGAGCTAGAAGAGCTGCTAGCAAAATTGCGCCGACTGGAATTTGTCGAACAAGTAGAAATTGTAGGGTCTGGTGCGTATTAG
- the obgE gene encoding GTPase ObgE: MFVDQVKIYVKGGDGGNGMVAFRREKYVPKGGPAGGDGGKGGDVVFIVDEGLRTLMDFRYQRHFKASKGENGMSKGQHGKNAEDLVVKVPPGTVVMDAETKQVLADLTEHGQRFIVAKGGRGGRGNMRFATPANPAPEIAENGEPGEERDVILELKLLADVGLVGFPSVGKSTLLSVVSAARPKIADYHFTTLVPNLGVVETEDGRSFVMADLPGLIEGAHQGVGLGHQFLRHIERTRVIVHVIDMAAVEGRDPYEDYVVINEELKQYNLRLTERPQIVVANKMDMPGAEEHLQVFKEKVSKDVPIFPISAITRQGLRDLLFAIADLLETTPEFPLHETEEPAVQRVVYKLEKEEAPFTITRDSDGTFILAGEKIEKLFKMTDFSREESVRRFARQLRSMGVDEALRERGAKDGDVVKLLDYEFEFVD; encoded by the coding sequence ATGTTTGTCGATCAAGTGAAAATTTATGTGAAAGGCGGTGACGGCGGAAACGGAATGGTGGCGTTCCGCCGTGAAAAATACGTGCCCAAAGGAGGACCTGCCGGCGGCGACGGCGGCAAAGGCGGCGACGTTGTTTTTATCGTCGATGAAGGGCTCCGTACGCTCATGGACTTTCGCTACCAACGCCATTTTAAAGCGTCCAAAGGTGAAAATGGCATGTCGAAAGGCCAGCACGGTAAAAATGCGGAAGATTTAGTTGTCAAAGTGCCGCCGGGAACGGTCGTGATGGATGCGGAAACAAAGCAAGTGCTTGCCGATTTGACGGAGCATGGGCAGCGGTTTATCGTTGCGAAAGGTGGGCGAGGGGGAAGAGGCAATATGAGGTTTGCGACCCCAGCGAATCCGGCGCCCGAAATTGCCGAAAATGGCGAACCGGGCGAAGAACGCGATGTCATTTTGGAACTGAAATTGCTCGCGGATGTCGGTCTTGTTGGTTTTCCAAGTGTTGGAAAATCGACGCTGCTATCGGTCGTTTCCGCCGCAAGACCGAAAATTGCGGATTATCATTTCACAACACTTGTGCCAAATTTAGGCGTCGTCGAAACGGAAGATGGCCGCAGTTTTGTCATGGCCGATTTGCCAGGGCTCATTGAAGGGGCGCATCAAGGTGTCGGACTTGGGCATCAATTTTTGCGCCATATTGAACGGACGCGCGTCATTGTTCATGTGATTGACATGGCTGCTGTGGAAGGGCGTGATCCGTACGAAGATTATGTCGTCATTAACGAAGAGTTGAAGCAATACAATTTGCGTTTGACGGAACGCCCGCAAATTGTCGTCGCCAATAAAATGGACATGCCAGGGGCGGAAGAACATTTACAGGTGTTTAAGGAAAAGGTGTCGAAAGACGTGCCGATTTTCCCGATTTCTGCCATTACAAGACAAGGGTTGCGTGATTTGTTGTTTGCGATTGCTGATTTGTTAGAGACGACGCCGGAATTTCCGCTTCACGAAACAGAAGAGCCAGCGGTACAGCGGGTAGTGTATAAACTTGAAAAAGAAGAGGCACCGTTTACGATTACGCGTGATAGCGACGGAACGTTTATTTTGGCAGGAGAAAAAATTGAAAAACTGTTTAAAATGACAGACTTCTCGCGCGAGGAGTCAGTGCGCCGGTTTGCACGGCAATTGCGCTCGATGGGTGTAGATGAGGCGTTACGGGAGCGCGGTGCGAAAGATGGAGATGTGGTGAAATTATTGGATTATGAATTTGAATTTGTTGACTAA
- a CDS encoding sporulation initiation phosphotransferase B produces MEKRWSVLDALRHSRHDWLNKIQLIKGNLALNKLERVHEIIAEIVREMQHESKLTNLNASRFAEWLLTYNWEAHHVVVSYEILGDGGDLSLYDELLVTWCDAFLQQLEQQADSSGENHLDISIEIEDASVRLFFDYRGKIKDGDALAMWLDSHPPKAPIRCGEAFIHKEEMTVLLYITNE; encoded by the coding sequence ATGGAAAAACGATGGAGTGTGTTAGATGCGTTGCGCCATTCTCGTCATGACTGGCTGAACAAAATTCAGCTTATTAAAGGGAATTTGGCGCTCAATAAATTGGAGCGGGTGCACGAAATTATCGCAGAAATTGTGCGGGAGATGCAACACGAATCGAAACTGACGAATTTAAACGCAAGCCGGTTTGCGGAATGGCTATTAACATACAACTGGGAAGCGCATCATGTCGTCGTATCATACGAAATACTTGGGGACGGGGGCGATTTGTCCCTGTATGATGAGCTGCTAGTGACGTGGTGCGATGCGTTTTTGCAGCAACTTGAGCAACAAGCCGATTCCTCTGGGGAAAATCATTTGGACATCTCGATTGAGATAGAAGACGCTAGTGTGCGGTTGTTTTTCGATTACCGTGGCAAAATAAAAGATGGCGACGCTCTAGCTATGTGGCTGGACAGTCATCCACCGAAAGCCCCTATTCGTTGTGGGGAGGCATTCATACATAAAGAGGAAATGACGGTTTTGCTTTACATTACGAACGAATAG